In Bufo gargarizans isolate SCDJY-AF-19 chromosome 6, ASM1485885v1, whole genome shotgun sequence, a single genomic region encodes these proteins:
- the SLC16A6 gene encoding monocarboxylate transporter 7 encodes MQTKMRNMEKCSGANIYTKVPDGGWGWAVAVAFFFVEVFTYGVIKSFGVFFTDLMIYFEESNSRISWIISICIFVLTFTAPISTVLSNRFGHRPVVMFGGFLVSMGMILASFARNVVEIYVSIGVVSGLGYCLSFLPTVTILSQYFDKRRSLVTAIASTGECFAVFAFAPAITALSDQVGWRYCLLTVGALQLNIVVCGALLRPIIIKAEEETKEPPKPENPESTYMLENEQTITSLDSIDSGVEVSTSPKNLPNNVKSDMRTERATERPEMAEQADACKTPPLLDFSVLRNSSFICYALFGLFATLGFFAPSLYIIPLSLSLGIDKDRSAYMLSAMAIAEVFGRIGAGWLLNKKPIRKVYIELIFVVLLCFALIAFPFASSFWGLMICSMFFGCMLGMVTGTHIPMLAEDDIVGIEKMSSAVGVYVFIQSIAGLAGPPLGGVLVDYTQNYGSAFYSCAVGMTLGAFFLALVRPCRTGFCQRKPPLLCQGTLEVPDDFLEMDMSRGEVLNKSCESLTGTV; translated from the exons GCAGACAAAGATGAGAAACATGGAGAAATGCTCCGGTGCCAACATCTACACCAAAGTGCCTGATGGAGGATGGGGCTGGGCGGTGGCtgtggcctttttttttgtggaagtgTTCACTTACGGGGTCATCAAGTCTTTTGGGGTGTTCTTTACTGATCTGATGATCTACTTTGAAGAAAGTAACAGCCGAATATCATGGATCATCTCAATCTGTATCTTTGTCCTTACGTTCACCG CTCCCATCTCGACAGTTCTCAGCAACCGCTTTGGGCATCGGCCAGTGGTCATGTTTGGAGGCTTCCTCGTCAGCATGGGAATGATATTGGCTTCATTTGCACGCAACGTTGTTGAGATTTATGTCAGCATTGGAGTGGTGTCTG GTCTTGGATATTGTCTCAGCTTCCTTCCCACTGTCACAATTTTGTCACAGTACTTTGACAAACGGCGCTCTTTGGTCACCGCTATAGCGTCCACTGGAGAATGTTTTGCCGTGTTTGCCTTTGCACCAG CCATCACGGCATTAAGCGATCAGGTCGGGTGGCGATATTGTCTGCTAACTGTAGGAGCTCTGCAGCTGAACATTGTAGTCTGTGGTGCGTTACTAAGACCAATAATCATCAAAGCCGAAGAGGAAACCAAGGAACCTCCAAAGCCTGAAAACCCGGAGAGCACCTACATGCTGGAGAATGAGCAGACCATCACATCATTGGACTCCATTGACTCTGGAGTCGAAGTATCTACCTCACCAAAAAATCTTCCAAACAATGTGAAATCTGACATGAGAACAGAAAGGGCAACAGAGAGACCAGAGATGGCAGAGCAGGCAGACGCTTGCAAGACGCCTCCTCTTCTAGACTTTTCTGTCTTAAGAAATTCCAGTTTCATATGTTATGCCCTTTTTGGTCTTTTTGCCACACTGGGGTTCTTTGCTCCGTCGCTATATATAATTCCCCTCAGCCTAAGCCTAGGGATAGACAAGGACCGGTCTGCTTATATGCTGTCTGCAATGGCCATTGCTGAGGTCTTTGGGCGGATTGGGGCGGGCTGGCTGCTCAATAAGAAGCCCATCCGCAAGGTCTACATCGAACTTATCTTTGTTGTGCTGCTGTGCTTCGCCTTAATTGCCTTCCCATTTGCTAGCAGCTTCTGGGGGCTCATGATATGTAGTATGTTCTTTGGTTGCATGTTGGGTATGGTGACTGGTACTCACATTCCTATGCTGGCTGAAGACGACATTGTTGGCATTGAAAAGATGTCCTCTGCTGTGGGAGTCTACGTCTTCATTCAGAGCATTGCAGGGCTGGCTGGACCACCACTTGGAG GAGTTCTGGTGGACTATACACAGAATTACGGTTCTGCATTCTACTCTTGTGCGGTTGGGATGACACTAGGGGCCTTTTTTCTGGCCTTGGTGAGGCCATGCCGGACAGGGTTCTGCCAGAGGAAGCCTCCTCTTCTATGTCAGGGAACACTGGAAGTGCCAGACGATTTTCTGGAAATGGACATGAGCAGAGGCGAGGTGCTGAACAAAAGCTGTGAAAGTCTCACTGGGACAGTATAG